The following coding sequences are from one Azospirillum sp. TSH100 window:
- the fdhF gene encoding formate dehydrogenase subunit alpha, protein MTLIHETDYGTPARVSETLVTLEIDGRSITVPEGTSVMRAAMDAGITVPKLCATDSLEPFGSCRLCAVEIEGRRGTPASCTTPVAPGMKVHTQTDKLAKLRRGVMELYISDHPLDCLTCAANGDCELQDMAGAVGLRNVRYGFDGENHRAAAKDESNPYFTFDASKCIVCSRCVRACQETQGTFALTIDGRGFASSVSPGAKENFMDSECVSCGACVQACPTATLTEKSIIEHGQPEHSVITTCAYCGVGCSFKAEMRGTTVVRMTPWKNGGANEGHSCVKGRFAWGYATHKDRIMKPMVREKITDPWREVSWEEAVAYAAERLKAVQAKYGRGSIGGITSSRCTNEEVYVVQKMIRAAFGTNNIDTCARVCHSPTGYGLSQTFGTSAGTQDFKSVDKSDVILVIGANPTDGHPVFGSRMKKRLRAGAKLIVVDPRRIDLVRSPHVQAEYHLQLQPGTNVAVVNAIAHVIVTEGLVNRAFVEERCDPKEFAKWEAFIAEHRNSPEYLESRTGVPADQVRAAARLYATGGNAAIYYGLGVTEHSQGSSTVMAIANLAMATGNIGREGVGVNPLRGQNNVQGSCDMGSFPHELPGYRHVSDDLVRQEFEAAWGVTLDPEPGLRIPNMFDSAHDGSFRGLFVQGEDIVQSDPNTTHVTSALESLDIVIVQDLFLNETAAFAHVFFPGTSFLEKDGTFTNAERRINRVRKAMPSKVGKDEHWVACALATAMGYPMHYETTSEIMDEIARLTPTFRGVSFEKLDRVGSVQWPCTGLEDDDTGMAIMHGESFARGLGRFVITEYVPTDERTTRMYPLVLTTGRILAHYNVGAQTRRTANVAWHPEDVLEINAADAELRGVKDGDMVSLASRMGATTLRAVISDRMPAGVVYTTFHHPVTGANVITTENSDWATNCPEYKVTAVQVARSNQPSDWQVDYAKNDVERKRIAAANVIAAE, encoded by the coding sequence ATGACCCTCATCCACGAGACCGACTACGGCACTCCCGCCCGCGTCTCCGAGACCCTGGTGACGCTGGAGATCGACGGCCGCAGCATCACCGTCCCCGAAGGCACCTCCGTGATGCGCGCCGCGATGGATGCCGGCATCACCGTGCCGAAGCTGTGCGCAACCGACAGCCTGGAGCCCTTCGGCTCCTGCCGCCTCTGCGCGGTGGAGATCGAGGGGCGCCGCGGCACCCCGGCCTCCTGCACCACCCCCGTCGCCCCCGGCATGAAGGTCCACACCCAGACCGACAAGCTGGCCAAGCTGCGCCGTGGCGTGATGGAGCTGTACATCTCCGACCATCCGCTCGACTGCCTGACCTGTGCCGCCAACGGTGACTGCGAGTTGCAGGACATGGCCGGTGCCGTCGGTCTGCGCAACGTGCGGTACGGTTTCGACGGCGAAAACCATCGCGCCGCCGCCAAGGACGAGAGCAACCCGTACTTCACCTTCGATGCGTCGAAATGCATCGTCTGCTCGCGCTGCGTCCGTGCCTGCCAGGAGACCCAGGGCACCTTCGCGCTGACCATCGACGGGCGCGGTTTCGCCTCCTCGGTGTCGCCGGGCGCCAAGGAAAACTTCATGGACAGCGAGTGCGTGTCCTGCGGCGCCTGCGTCCAGGCCTGCCCGACCGCGACCCTGACCGAGAAGTCGATCATCGAGCACGGCCAGCCGGAACACAGCGTCATCACCACCTGCGCCTATTGCGGCGTCGGCTGCTCCTTCAAGGCCGAGATGCGGGGCACCACGGTGGTGCGCATGACCCCGTGGAAGAATGGCGGCGCCAACGAGGGCCATTCCTGCGTCAAGGGCCGCTTCGCCTGGGGCTACGCCACCCACAAGGACCGCATCATGAAGCCCATGGTGCGCGAGAAGATCACCGATCCGTGGCGTGAAGTGTCGTGGGAAGAGGCGGTCGCCTACGCCGCCGAGCGGCTGAAGGCGGTGCAGGCCAAGTACGGCCGCGGCTCCATCGGCGGCATCACCTCGTCGCGCTGCACGAACGAGGAGGTCTATGTCGTCCAGAAGATGATCCGGGCCGCCTTCGGTACCAACAACATCGACACCTGCGCCCGCGTCTGCCATTCGCCGACCGGCTACGGCCTGTCGCAGACCTTCGGCACCTCCGCCGGCACCCAGGATTTCAAGAGCGTCGACAAGTCCGACGTCATCCTGGTCATCGGCGCCAACCCGACCGACGGCCATCCGGTGTTCGGCTCGCGCATGAAGAAGCGGTTGCGCGCCGGGGCCAAGCTGATCGTCGTCGATCCGCGCCGCATCGATCTGGTGCGCAGCCCGCACGTCCAGGCCGAATACCATCTCCAGCTCCAGCCCGGCACCAACGTCGCGGTGGTGAACGCCATCGCCCATGTCATCGTCACCGAAGGGCTGGTGAACCGCGCCTTCGTCGAGGAGCGCTGCGATCCCAAGGAGTTCGCGAAGTGGGAGGCGTTCATCGCCGAGCACCGCAACTCGCCGGAGTACCTGGAATCGCGCACCGGCGTCCCGGCCGATCAGGTCCGCGCCGCCGCCCGTCTCTACGCCACCGGCGGCAATGCCGCGATCTATTACGGGCTGGGCGTGACGGAGCACAGCCAGGGCTCCAGCACGGTGATGGCGATCGCCAACCTCGCGATGGCGACCGGCAACATCGGCCGCGAGGGCGTCGGTGTGAACCCGCTGCGCGGTCAGAACAATGTGCAGGGCTCGTGCGACATGGGCTCCTTCCCGCACGAGCTGCCGGGCTACCGCCATGTCTCGGACGACCTCGTCCGCCAGGAGTTCGAGGCCGCCTGGGGCGTCACGCTGGATCCGGAACCCGGCCTGCGCATCCCGAACATGTTCGACAGCGCGCATGACGGCAGCTTCCGTGGTCTGTTCGTCCAGGGCGAGGACATCGTCCAGTCCGATCCCAACACCACCCATGTCACCTCGGCGCTGGAATCGCTGGACATCGTCATCGTCCAGGATCTGTTCCTGAACGAGACGGCGGCCTTCGCCCACGTCTTCTTCCCCGGCACCTCCTTCCTGGAGAAGGACGGCACCTTCACCAACGCCGAGCGCCGCATCAACCGCGTCCGCAAGGCGATGCCGTCCAAGGTCGGCAAGGACGAGCATTGGGTCGCCTGCGCGCTGGCGACGGCGATGGGCTATCCGATGCACTACGAGACCACGTCCGAGATCATGGACGAGATCGCTCGGCTGACCCCGACCTTCCGCGGCGTCAGCTTCGAGAAGCTCGACCGCGTCGGCAGCGTTCAGTGGCCCTGCACCGGGTTGGAGGACGACGACACCGGCATGGCGATCATGCATGGCGAGAGCTTCGCCCGTGGTCTCGGCCGCTTCGTCATCACCGAATATGTGCCGACCGACGAACGGACCACGCGGATGTACCCGCTGGTGCTGACCACCGGCCGAATCCTCGCCCACTACAATGTCGGCGCCCAGACCCGCCGCACCGCCAACGTCGCTTGGCATCCCGAGGATGTGCTGGAGATCAACGCGGCGGATGCCGAACTCCGGGGCGTCAAGGACGGCGACATGGTGTCGCTCGCCAGCCGCATGGGGGCCACCACGCTGCGCGCCGTCATCTCCGACCGCATGCCGGCCGGCGTCGTCTACACCACCTTCCACCACCCGGTGACCGGCGCCAACGTCATCACCACCGAGAATTCGGACTGGGCGACCAACTGCCCCGAATACAAGGTGACGGCGGTGCAGGTCGCCCGCAGCAACCAACCGTCCGATTGGCAGGTTGACTATGCGAAGAACGACGTCGAGCGCAAGCGCATCGCCGCCGCCAACGTGATCGCCGCCGAATGA
- a CDS encoding NADH-quinone oxidoreductase subunit NuoF → MSGHLITVFVPRDSAALSVGADAVAAAIRAEAAKRDLPLRIVRNGSRGMLYLEPLVEVETPEGRVAYGPVTAADVPGLFDAGFLTGGEHALGHGLTEEIPYFKKQERLTFARCGIIDPLSVEDYRAHGGFRGLENALAMSQAEIVKAVTDSGLRGRGGAGFPTGIKWNTVMQAKADEKFVCCNADEGDSGTFADRMIIEGDPFCLIEGMTIAAIAVGATSGYVYMRSEYPHATATLRHAIKLAYDEGWLGDNIHGTNRTFHLDVRVGAGAYICGEETAMLESLEGKRGMVRAKPPLPALEGLFGKPTVVNNVLSLCSVPIILDKGGDYYRDFGVGRSRGTLPFQLAGNLKQGGIVEKAFGITLHELLYDFGGGTITGRPIRAVQVGGPLGAYLPPSQFDLPKDYEAFAAQEAMVGHGGIVVFDDSVDMAQQARFAMEFCVAESCGKCTPCRIGSTRGMETLDKIIAGKNVDANLELLADLCDVMVDGSLCAMGGMTPYPVRSAVKHFPEDFRKKQHAVRVTHIAAE, encoded by the coding sequence ATGAGCGGCCATCTGATCACCGTCTTCGTCCCGCGCGACTCCGCCGCCCTGTCGGTCGGCGCCGATGCCGTGGCCGCCGCCATCCGGGCCGAGGCTGCCAAGCGCGACCTGCCGCTGCGCATCGTCCGCAACGGCTCGCGCGGCATGCTCTATCTGGAGCCGCTGGTCGAGGTCGAAACCCCGGAAGGCCGGGTCGCCTACGGCCCGGTCACCGCCGCCGACGTCCCCGGCCTGTTCGACGCCGGCTTCCTGACCGGCGGGGAGCATGCGCTGGGCCACGGCCTGACCGAGGAAATCCCGTACTTCAAGAAGCAGGAGCGGCTGACCTTCGCCCGCTGCGGCATCATCGACCCGCTGTCGGTCGAGGACTACCGCGCCCATGGCGGCTTCCGCGGGCTGGAGAACGCGCTGGCGATGTCCCAGGCGGAGATCGTCAAGGCGGTAACCGACAGCGGCCTGCGCGGCCGCGGCGGCGCCGGCTTCCCCACCGGCATCAAGTGGAACACGGTGATGCAGGCCAAGGCGGACGAGAAATTCGTCTGCTGCAACGCCGACGAGGGCGACAGCGGCACCTTCGCCGACCGCATGATCATCGAAGGCGACCCCTTCTGCCTGATCGAGGGCATGACCATCGCCGCCATCGCGGTGGGCGCCACCTCCGGCTACGTCTACATGCGCTCGGAATACCCGCACGCCACGGCCACCCTGCGCCATGCCATCAAGCTCGCCTATGACGAGGGCTGGCTCGGCGACAACATCCACGGCACCAACCGCACCTTCCACCTCGACGTCCGCGTCGGCGCCGGCGCCTACATCTGCGGCGAAGAAACCGCCATGCTGGAAAGCCTGGAGGGCAAGCGCGGCATGGTGCGCGCCAAGCCGCCGCTGCCGGCGCTGGAAGGCCTGTTCGGCAAGCCGACCGTGGTCAACAACGTGCTGTCGCTCTGCTCGGTGCCGATCATCCTCGACAAGGGCGGCGACTATTACCGCGACTTCGGTGTCGGCCGGTCGCGCGGCACGCTGCCCTTCCAGCTGGCGGGCAACCTCAAGCAGGGCGGCATCGTCGAGAAGGCCTTCGGCATCACCCTGCACGAGCTGCTCTACGACTTCGGCGGCGGCACCATCACCGGCCGGCCGATCCGCGCGGTGCAGGTCGGCGGTCCGTTGGGCGCCTATCTGCCGCCCTCGCAGTTCGACCTGCCCAAGGATTACGAGGCCTTCGCCGCCCAGGAAGCGATGGTCGGCCATGGTGGCATCGTCGTTTTCGACGACAGCGTCGACATGGCCCAGCAGGCCCGCTTCGCCATGGAATTCTGCGTGGCGGAATCCTGCGGCAAGTGCACCCCCTGCCGCATCGGCTCGACCCGCGGCATGGAGACGCTGGACAAGATCATCGCCGGCAAGAACGTCGATGCGAACCTCGAACTGCTCGCCGACCTCTGCGACGTGATGGTGGACGGCTCGCTCTGCGCCATGGGCGGCATGACGCCCTATCCGGTGCGCAGCGCGGTGAAGCACTTCCCGGAAGACTTCCGCAAGAAGCAGCACGCCGTCCGCGTCACCCACATCGCCGCCGAATAA